The genomic stretch CTTGAAGAGAAGGGGCTTGCTGGCTCCTCCAACCTTAACGGAAAAACATTTTACAAAGGCAGAAGCATTGGCGGCATTCGCGATTATATGCAGGAAAAACTCGACTGTTTGGGGGAATTGGAAAAACAGCTGAAAAGATATGAAACCGAGGAGAAGGAATGCGAGGTTGTTGTCTATGGCGGCAAACGGGCAATCAGGGCGCACTTTGCCGATTATGTTGAGACAATGAAAAGGCTTGGGGGCGACTCGCTTCTTGTTGGCGTAGACGAGCGCAAATTTATGGAAGCTGACAGGCTTGCAGTAGAGCGGCTGTTTGAGGCACTCAAGCGCGAAGGACTAAAGGAGCGCGTGCTTGTATGCGAAGGCGAAACGTATTTGCCAGCCCCTAAACAAACGACTACTTATGCTGCTTTGCCGAAAAAATACTTTGATTCCGCAACATCTTTCCAGGTTTTCGGGGACAAGGTGGCAATTGTAATATTCTCCGAACCAGTGCACGTGATTACCATTAAAAGCAGGCGCACGGCAAACGCGTACAGGAAAAAGTTTGAGCTGCTGTGGAAGAATGCCAAGGTAATTAGAAGGTAAAAAGGCAAGACTGGCACAAAGAACAAGCAAAGCGCTTATCCTTCATATTTTCCCATCTTCTTCAGCTTGCTTAAGTAGTTCTCGCACGCGGCTTTGATAAGCTCCCTGTCTTTTTCATTTGTCTGGCGCAGGATTTTTGCAGGCACGCCTGCCACAAGGCTTTTTGGAGGGATTATTTGCCCTTCAAGCACAACAGCGCCTGCGGCAATTATTGACCACTCGCCGATAATGCACCCAGTCAGAAGGGTTGAATTCATGCCAACAAGCACATTGCCCCCGACTTTGCAGCCATGCACTATTGCGCCATGCCCAACAGTAACATTTTTGCCTATTTCAACCCCAGCACTAGCTCCAGCGCCAGCTTCAACACCAGGGTTGGCTCCATGAACAACGCACGACTCCTGTACACTTGTGTTGTCGCCAATTATTATTCCGCCTTCGTCAGCCCGCAGACAGGCAAATGCGGCAATGTAGACGTTTTTTCCAAGCCTTATATTTTCCTTAGGCTCAAGAAGTGAGTTTGGATGGATAAATGACATAATCTAGTCTGGGCAACAACTGTTTATAAGATTTGATGGTACTAGT from Candidatus Parvarchaeota archaeon encodes the following:
- a CDS encoding gamma carbonic anhydrase family protein codes for the protein MSFIHPNSLLEPKENIRLGKNVYIAAFACLRADEGGIIIGDNTSVQESCVVHGANPGVEAGAGASAGVEIGKNVTVGHGAIVHGCKVGGNVLVGMNSTLLTGCIIGEWSIIAAGAVVLEGQIIPPKSLVAGVPAKILRQTNEKDRELIKAACENYLSKLKKMGKYEG